In Bacillota bacterium, the genomic stretch GAGTATCTCGAACCCTTGCCTGATGGCTGTGGCGCTGCCCGACATTTCGAGCAGCACGTCCACTCCGATCCCTCCAGTGGCTTCTCGGACGACTCTCACAGGGTCTTCGCGGGCCGCGTTGACCGCAAGGTCCGCGCCCATCTGCCGGGCGAGCTCGAGCCGGTAGTCACTCACGTCGGTAGCATATACAGCCGAGGCCCCCGCGCGCTTGGCAATACCTATTGTGCAGAGCCCGATAGGGCCGACGCCGGTTACAAGGACAGTCTTACCTGTGAGGCTGGTCGAGAGAGCTGCATGAACTGCGTTGCCCAGCGGGTCCTGGATCGCCGCCACCTCTTCAGATATGTCTATGTCCCACGTCCAGCAGTTCTCCTCAGGAACCACAACGTACTCAGCAAAACACCCGTCTCTGTCAACTCCTATGATTCTGGTGTCGTGGCATATGTGAGCGCGTCCGGTGAGACAGAGGTAGCACCTCCCGCACGCACAGTGTGTCTCGATAGATACAAACTGCCCCAGCTCTACCCTGGTAACGCCCTCTCCCAGTTCAACGACGTCACCTGAGAACTCGTGCCCGAAGACTCTTGGCGTCGCGATTCTCGAACTCGCCCAAGGATCCCATTTGTAGATGTGGACATCCGTGCCGCATATCGCGGCCGCCCTGACCTTCACCAGGACCTCTCCCGGCCCTGGCTGGGGAATTGGCACCATCACCTTGCTCGCGCCGGGTTCCGGCGCAGTCTTGGCTATGGCCCGCATCTCTCCCAGCATGAAGAAGCCTCCCTCCGGTTGTGGCCACCCATGGACCACCTCGGCTGCGCAATGCCCTGTCTAGTATTCTAGTTGCCCGCTTTTACACCTGCTCCAGAAGGCAGATTTGTACAGGCAGGAGATGGCCTCCGATGAGAAGAACCTGGCACGTCGCTCCGATCGGAACTCCCGTCGCCCCGATCAAGAATCCCTCGGGCAAATT encodes the following:
- the tdh gene encoding L-threonine 3-dehydrogenase — protein: MLGEMRAIAKTAPEPGASKVMVPIPQPGPGEVLVKVRAAAICGTDVHIYKWDPWASSRIATPRVFGHEFSGDVVELGEGVTRVELGQFVSIETHCACGRCYLCLTGRAHICHDTRIIGVDRDGCFAEYVVVPEENCWTWDIDISEEVAAIQDPLGNAVHAALSTSLTGKTVLVTGVGPIGLCTIGIAKRAGASAVYATDVSDYRLELARQMGADLAVNAAREDPVRVVREATGGIGVDVLLEMSGSATAIRQGFEILRKAGFAALLGLPSAPVEIDLANAIIFKGAVVQGINGRKMFETWFEARSLLKAGLDITPVITHRLSLEDFEEGIRLMMAGECGKVILYP